A single uncultured Methanobrevibacter sp. DNA region contains:
- the mcrB gene encoding coenzyme-B sulfoethylthiotransferase subunit beta, with the protein MAKYDDKVDLYDDRGSLVVSDVPIEALSPLRNSAIQNIVKGVKRTVAVNLEGLEKSVKTGSVGGDKSKILGRELDLDIVANAGAIAEKMKEMIQISEDDDTKVEPISGGKRLLVQVPSKRIDVAAEYSVAPLSTATSLVQAIIDVCDVSIYDANFVKAAVLGRYPQSVDYKGSNIATMLDIPQKLEGAGYALRGVKANDFAAATLKNTFQATALASIFEQTAMFEMGDAVGAYERLHLLGLAYQGMNANNMVLDLVKDNAKEGTVGSVVNGTIARAEADGVIAPQKDLTDFSIYNTDDAALWNAYAAAGATAAVMVNVGAARAAQGIPSTLLYFNDNIEFATGLPSIDYGRAEGVAVGFSFFSHSIYGGGGPGLFNGNHVVTRHSKGFCIPCVAAAMSLDAGTQLFSPEATSGLIKEVYSQVDEFREPLKYVALAADEIKGDI; encoded by the coding sequence ATGGCAAAGTATGATGATAAAGTCGATTTATACGACGATAGAGGATCATTAGTCGTATCTGATGTCCCAATCGAAGCTTTAAGTCCACTCAGAAACAGTGCTATTCAAAACATCGTTAAAGGTGTTAAAAGAACTGTTGCAGTAAACTTAGAAGGACTTGAAAAATCTGTCAAAACTGGTTCAGTCGGTGGAGACAAATCTAAAATATTAGGAAGGGAATTAGATCTTGATATTGTAGCAAATGCTGGTGCAATTGCAGAAAAAATGAAAGAAATGATACAAATTTCTGAAGATGATGATACTAAAGTTGAACCTATTTCCGGAGGTAAAAGATTATTAGTACAAGTTCCATCTAAAAGAATTGATGTAGCTGCAGAATACTCTGTTGCTCCATTATCTACCGCAACTTCCTTAGTACAAGCTATTATTGATGTATGTGACGTAAGTATTTACGATGCAAACTTCGTAAAAGCTGCAGTATTAGGTAGATACCCACAATCTGTAGATTACAAAGGATCAAACATTGCTACTATGTTAGACATTCCACAAAAACTCGAAGGTGCAGGTTATGCTTTAAGAGGAGTTAAAGCAAACGATTTCGCTGCTGCTACCTTAAAAAACACTTTCCAAGCAACTGCTTTAGCATCTATTTTCGAACAAACTGCTATGTTTGAAATGGGTGATGCTGTAGGTGCATACGAAAGATTACACTTATTAGGTTTAGCTTACCAAGGTATGAATGCTAACAATATGGTTTTAGATTTAGTTAAAGATAATGCAAAAGAAGGCACTGTTGGTAGTGTTGTAAACGGAACTATCGCTAGAGCTGAAGCTGACGGAGTTATTGCTCCTCAAAAAGATTTAACTGATTTCTCAATTTATAACACTGATGATGCAGCTTTATGGAATGCATATGCTGCTGCTGGTGCTACTGCTGCTGTTATGGTAAACGTTGGTGCTGCTCGTGCTGCTCAAGGTATTCCATCTACTTTATTATACTTCAATGATAACATTGAATTTGCTACTGGTTTACCAAGTATTGACTACGGTAGAGCAGAAGGTGTAGCTGTAGGATTCTCTTTCTTCAGTCACTCTATCTATGGTGGAGGAGGCCCAGGTCTCTTCAACGGTAACCACGTTGTAACTAGACACAGTAAAGGATTCTGTATCCCTTGTGTAGCTGCTGCTATGTCCTTAGACGCAGGAACACAACTCTTTTCACCAGAAGCAACTTCTGGTTTAATTAAAGAAGTATACAGTCAAGTTGATGAATTTAGAGAACCTCTCAAATATGTTGCTTTAGCAGCTGATGAAATTAAAGGTGACATCTAA
- the mcrD gene encoding methyl-coenzyme M reductase operon protein D codes for MDIEIFPYRVLGSDTTEKLLNDIESLEDVKRTVIHGPRFPKTEESLPPQYRERRVININGEDVVLKVKTGRIFVELTMESTVNEIEEICKKHIPFGFDINQDKSNYIRKERTVSDRIKYGEADLPDELVGMTDQYSSFEDHVNIVRKDDF; via the coding sequence ATGGATATTGAAATATTCCCATATAGGGTGCTTGGAAGCGATACAACAGAAAAGTTGTTGAATGACATTGAATCACTTGAAGATGTTAAAAGAACTGTAATTCATGGTCCAAGATTTCCAAAAACTGAAGAATCTTTACCTCCACAATATAGGGAACGTAGAGTAATTAATATTAATGGCGAAGATGTTGTTCTTAAAGTTAAAACTGGTAGAATTTTTGTTGAGTTAACAATGGAATCTACAGTTAATGAAATCGAGGAAATCTGCAAAAAACATATTCCTTTTGGTTTTGATATTAATCAAGATAAATCAAATTATATTAGAAAGGAAAGAACAGTTTCTGATAGGATTAAATATGGTGAAGCAGATTTGCCTGATGAATTAGTTGGAATGACTGACCAATATTCAAGTTTTGAAGATCACGTAAATATTGTTAGAAAGGATGACTTTTAA
- the mcrC gene encoding methyl-coenzyme M reductase I operon protein C encodes MIGRCTHVVDCRATGGMGKGGGLAQRGTFAECGAEVLAVAMSPGRRHITKPVCEITFGLRESNVLTSTMVLNAGAGVPHDAPASGGTLFGLTDKEVEQMSNFKLLVIHLGGVKNHLIYKARLILRNVNKPCIIICESPVDCEDFAKIGVKTSKVMPSEENIKTEGCIVDIVNEVIRGETISQEKLDEIIRKVKLALGDA; translated from the coding sequence ATGATTGGAAGATGTACTCACGTAGTTGATTGTAGAGCAACAGGTGGTATGGGTAAAGGTGGAGGTCTTGCACAAAGAGGCACATTTGCTGAATGTGGGGCTGAAGTTTTAGCTGTTGCTATGTCTCCAGGACGTAGACATATTACTAAACCTGTCTGTGAAATCACTTTTGGATTACGTGAATCCAATGTTTTAACTAGCACAATGGTTTTAAATGCAGGTGCTGGTGTTCCTCATGATGCTCCTGCTTCTGGTGGAACTTTATTTGGTCTTACTGATAAAGAAGTAGAACAAATGAGTAATTTTAAATTGCTTGTTATTCATTTAGGTGGAGTTAAAAATCATTTAATTTATAAAGCTAGATTGATTTTAAGGAATGTTAATAAACCTTGTATTATCATTTGTGAATCTCCAGTTGACTGTGAAGATTTTGCTAAAATTGGTGTAAAAACTTCTAAAGTCATGCCATCTGAAGAAAATATTAAAACAGAAGGATGCATTGTTGATATTGTTAATGAAGTTATTCGTGGAGAAACAATCTCACAAGAAAAATTAGATGAAATTATTAGAAAAGTTAAATTAGCATTAGGAGATGCATAA